A section of the Candidatus Omnitrophota bacterium genome encodes:
- a CDS encoding prepilin peptidase → MLEYILVFIIASAVGSFLNVCIYRMPKNESVIMPGSHCPHCDKEISWCDNIPILSFLILGARCRKCKKKISIRYFIVELLTASLLLFLYVQFGFTLKFFIYAIIFSGLIVASFIDLEHQIIPDEISVGAIVLGLIVNVAFPGLHGFSNLKQSLIFSSLGILIGGGSLYITGMIGDFIFKKESMGGGDIKLLAGIGAFLGWKIALLVFFVAPLFGAIMGLIVKIRKKINVIPYGPFISLSTFVAVFWGDKIINWIFKY, encoded by the coding sequence ATGTTAGAGTATATTTTAGTATTTATAATCGCAAGTGCAGTAGGAAGTTTTCTTAATGTTTGTATTTATCGCATGCCGAAGAATGAATCAGTTATTATGCCTGGTTCGCATTGTCCGCATTGTGATAAGGAAATTAGTTGGTGTGATAATATTCCCATTTTGAGCTTTTTGATTTTAGGTGCAAGATGCAGAAAATGTAAAAAGAAGATAAGTATACGTTATTTTATCGTGGAACTTTTAACTGCATCTTTACTTTTGTTTTTGTACGTACAATTCGGTTTCACATTGAAATTTTTCATCTATGCAATCATTTTTTCAGGATTAATTGTTGCTTCCTTTATAGATTTGGAGCATCAAATTATTCCGGATGAGATTTCCGTTGGCGCTATTGTGTTGGGATTGATTGTTAATGTCGCCTTTCCCGGCCTGCATGGTTTTTCCAATTTAAAACAATCTCTTATTTTTTCAAGTCTAGGAATACTGATAGGTGGAGGCAGTCTTTATATTACAGGCATGATTGGAGACTTTATATTTAAAAAGGAATCAATGGGTGGTGGAGATATTAAACTACTTGCAGGTATCGGGGCTTTCCTGGGATGGAAAATAGCACTTTTAGTTTTTTTTGTTGCTCCCTTATTTGGGGCGATTATGGGATTGATAGTAAAGATAAGAAAGAAGATAAACGTTATACCTTATGGTCCATTTATTTCTTTGAGTACGTTTGTTGCGGTATTTTGGGGAGATAAAATAATTAATTGGATATTTAAGTATTGA
- a CDS encoding chorismate synthase, with the protein MRFLTAGESHGKFLVAILEGMPAGLRLDIKEINEELRRRQQGVGRGARMRLERDKVFAITGLAKGKTIGAPIGIIIKNCDSSIDRLPLVLVPRPGHADLAGVLKYGFNDARCVLERASARETAARVAVGAVCKILLEQFKIKIKSRILSIGGLRGISEIKKLIAAAKRNKDTLGGIFQVQVKNCLCGLGSYVHYERRLDGILAGAIMSIPAIKAVEIGMGLACSEKFGSEVQDVIHFANGKFLRLTNNAGGLEGGVTNGQDLVIRAAMKPISTLGDPLDSVNIRTKKKAKASVQRYDTCAVEAASVIAENMVAFCLSQAFLEKFGNDNMEDIKVSLAHYRKRTRS; encoded by the coding sequence TTGCGCTTTCTGACAGCTGGTGAGTCACATGGAAAATTCCTCGTGGCTATTTTAGAAGGCATGCCTGCCGGCCTGAGACTTGATATCAAAGAGATTAATGAAGAATTAAGGAGGCGTCAGCAGGGAGTAGGACGCGGAGCGAGAATGCGCTTAGAGCGAGATAAAGTTTTTGCTATTACTGGCCTGGCAAAAGGAAAAACTATCGGCGCTCCCATCGGGATTATTATCAAAAATTGCGACTCCAGCATTGATAGGTTGCCTTTGGTTTTGGTTCCCCGGCCAGGACATGCTGATCTGGCTGGTGTTTTAAAGTACGGATTCAATGATGCACGCTGCGTTCTAGAGAGGGCATCTGCCAGAGAGACGGCAGCACGCGTTGCAGTGGGTGCAGTATGTAAAATTCTCCTAGAACAGTTCAAGATAAAGATAAAATCTCGTATTTTAAGTATAGGCGGATTGAGAGGAATCTCTGAAATAAAAAAACTCATAGCCGCAGCAAAGAGAAATAAGGATACCTTAGGTGGAATATTCCAGGTCCAAGTAAAGAATTGTCTTTGCGGGTTAGGAAGTTACGTTCATTATGAACGTAGGCTCGATGGCATATTAGCTGGAGCGATTATGTCCATACCAGCTATTAAAGCAGTTGAGATAGGTATGGGTTTAGCCTGCAGTGAGAAGTTTGGCTCAGAGGTTCAGGACGTGATTCATTTTGCTAATGGTAAATTCCTTCGTTTGACTAATAATGCGGGTGGCCTAGAAGGTGGGGTTACTAATGGCCAGGATTTAGTCATCAGGGCAGCTATGAAGCCCATTTCGACGTTAGGTGATCCTTTAGATTCAGTTAATATTAGAACTAAGAAAAAAGCAAAGGCCTCTGTTCAGCGTTATGATACCTGTGCTGTTGAGGCAGCAAGCGTTATTGCCGAAAATATGGTTGCTTTTTGTCTATCGCAAGCTTTCTTAGAGAAGTTTGGCAATGACAATATGGAAGATATTAAGGTAAGTTTAGCACATTACAGAAAGCGAACGCGAAGCTAA
- a CDS encoding shikimate kinase, with translation MKNIYLVGFMGTGKSAVGRKLANKIESKFVDLDHFIEKEQGRTIKDIFSRNGEFYFRTLEKEAVKEVCGLESVVIACGGGVVLDDENMQNLKGSGIVICLNSRPEVILKRCKGHAHRPLLNVDNPLLRIKELLSFRAPFYAKAQFSIDTSDLTVEESVEEIYKQINKL, from the coding sequence ATGAAAAATATCTATCTTGTAGGATTTATGGGCACAGGGAAATCTGCCGTAGGTAGGAAGCTGGCAAATAAGATAGAATCAAAGTTCGTTGACCTAGATCATTTTATTGAGAAAGAACAAGGCAGAACAATTAAAGATATATTTTCCCGAAACGGTGAGTTTTATTTCCGGACTCTTGAGAAAGAGGCAGTTAAAGAGGTCTGTGGACTTGAGTCTGTTGTTATTGCCTGCGGAGGGGGAGTTGTACTTGATGATGAAAATATGCAGAATCTAAAAGGGAGCGGGATTGTTATTTGTTTGAATTCGCGTCCAGAGGTGATATTAAAACGTTGTAAGGGACACGCTCATCGACCACTTTTAAACGTTGATAATCCGCTTTTGCGGATTAAAGAATTGTTAAGCTTTCGCGCACCCTTTTATGCAAAGGCGCAATTTTCTATAGATACCTCTGATTTAACTGTTGAAGAGAGCGTTGAGGAGATTTATAAACAGATCAATAAACTATGA
- the dprA gene encoding DNA-processing protein DprA has protein sequence MTELEAKIALNMLPEIGSIRIKKLLDYYKSAKAVIEASPLELNRICSLPKNKTFNFSSSFKSVNLKRELELIEKLKVNVISIDNPEYPELLKNVYDPPPILYAKGKLPQKSINIAIVGSRRASGYGLKMAKKLSYELASCSITIVSGMARGIDTAAHNGSLQARGQTIAVLGSGLSYIYPPENKNLFAQIAESGAVISEFPMQTRPNPGNFPRRNRIISGLSLGVLVVEAAKRSGALITARCALEEGRDVFAIPGEADSETSLGTNQLIKDGAKLVDSFEEIISELNIDIRTSLLKDKKEAETKADIP, from the coding sequence ATGACTGAGTTAGAGGCAAAGATTGCCCTTAATATGCTACCGGAAATTGGTAGTATACGGATAAAAAAATTATTAGATTACTATAAAAGCGCTAAGGCAGTTATTGAGGCTTCCCCTTTGGAATTAAATCGAATCTGCTCCCTGCCAAAAAATAAGACATTTAATTTTAGCTCATCCTTTAAGAGCGTTAATTTAAAGAGAGAATTAGAACTTATTGAAAAACTTAAAGTTAATGTAATTTCAATTGATAACCCCGAATATCCCGAGCTTCTTAAGAATGTCTATGATCCGCCGCCAATACTATATGCTAAGGGTAAATTGCCACAAAAATCTATTAATATTGCTATAGTAGGTTCACGCCGTGCCTCTGGCTACGGGTTAAAGATGGCTAAAAAATTATCCTATGAATTGGCTTCTTGTTCGATTACTATTGTTTCAGGAATGGCGCGCGGAATTGATACTGCAGCTCATAATGGCTCATTGCAGGCCAGGGGCCAGACCATTGCTGTTTTAGGAAGCGGCCTTTCATATATATATCCTCCGGAAAATAAAAACCTATTTGCCCAGATTGCTGAATCTGGCGCAGTTATCTCAGAGTTTCCAATGCAGACGAGGCCTAATCCAGGTAATTTTCCTCGCAGAAACAGAATTATCAGCGGTCTATCATTAGGGGTTTTAGTGGTTGAGGCAGCCAAACGCAGTGGGGCCTTAATAACTGCCCGTTGTGCGTTGGAGGAGGGAAGAGATGTCTTTGCTATTCCAGGAGAAGCAGATTCAGAAACCTCCTTGGGTACGAATCAGCTGATTAAAGATGGGGCTAAGCTGGTTGATAGTTTTGAGGAAATCATTTCAGAACTTAATATTGATATCCGTACCTCTTTGTTAAAGGATAAAAAAGAAGCTGAAACCAAGGCAGATATACCTTGA
- the topA gene encoding type I DNA topoisomerase translates to MVKREKSLVIVESPTKARTISAILGNDFEVVSSMGHVVDLPQKSLGIDIKDNFRPDFVVIPGKNKLLMQLKKEAKTKKHIYLATDPDREGEAIGWHIKSKIANAKDPKDKFLRVVFHEITKEAVSESFLHPQKLDRAKFDAQLARRILDRIVGYFLSPFLWRKLARGLSAGRVQSVALRIIVEREREIAKFTPQEYWEIEARLSKEGKEDLEGLNKDGIFSAKLVKIGKEVPKITGHLQAESIADEIKKEEFKVCDIKENERKRSALAPFTTSSLQQDAFNSLRFTARKTMIIAQHLYEGKELGKLGPTGLITYMRTDSVNVSQQALFQVRDFIVSNFGRDYLPHKPNAYKSGKRAQAAHEAIRPTLIRRKPQEIKQYLTEDEFKLYDLIWKRFLASQMKPAKILVTSVKISAGRFIFQSSGSMLKFEGFLLVYEDRLKKSKDLQLPPLSLDERLELIKLLPSQHFTKPPARFSDASLVKFLEERGIGRPSTYVPIIQTLLMRDYVRRLRGYFTPTELGTKVFDLLVKYFKKIMDFDFTARMEETLDLVEDGKILWSKVLEDFYPGFRERLDFAQEKAKKVVVKTKEVCSLCGRIMVIKWGRKGKFLSCSDYPKCKYSKAISTGVKCPNEGCGGELVERRSMKGRFFYGCSTYPKCTFVSNTLPQSEDVK, encoded by the coding sequence ATGGTTAAAAGAGAAAAGTCGTTAGTTATCGTTGAGTCGCCGACAAAGGCCAGGACAATATCTGCTATATTGGGCAATGATTTTGAGGTTGTTTCTTCAATGGGCCATGTTGTTGATTTGCCGCAGAAGAGCCTAGGTATAGATATAAAGGATAATTTCAGACCTGATTTTGTAGTTATTCCGGGAAAAAATAAATTGTTAATGCAGTTAAAGAAAGAGGCCAAAACTAAAAAACATATCTATCTAGCCACAGATCCTGATCGCGAAGGTGAGGCAATAGGCTGGCATATAAAGTCCAAAATTGCAAACGCAAAAGATCCCAAGGATAAATTTTTAAGGGTGGTATTTCATGAGATTACTAAAGAGGCGGTCAGTGAATCGTTTTTACATCCTCAAAAACTAGATCGGGCAAAATTTGATGCCCAGCTTGCCCGCAGGATTTTAGACAGGATTGTCGGTTATTTTTTAAGTCCGTTTCTCTGGCGAAAACTTGCCAGGGGCCTAAGTGCTGGTCGAGTCCAATCAGTTGCCCTACGTATTATTGTAGAGCGAGAGAGAGAGATTGCTAAGTTTACGCCGCAAGAATATTGGGAGATTGAGGCGAGATTAAGCAAGGAGGGAAAGGAAGATTTAGAAGGCCTTAATAAAGATGGTATTTTTAGCGCTAAGCTGGTTAAGATAGGCAAAGAGGTCCCAAAGATAACAGGCCATCTTCAGGCTGAATCAATAGCAGATGAAATTAAAAAAGAGGAGTTTAAAGTTTGCGATATAAAGGAGAATGAAAGAAAAAGATCAGCACTGGCTCCTTTTACTACTAGTTCCCTGCAGCAGGATGCATTTAATAGCCTGCGTTTCACAGCGCGCAAAACTATGATTATTGCTCAGCATCTTTATGAAGGAAAGGAGCTAGGTAAACTCGGGCCCACGGGTTTGATTACTTACATGCGAACTGATTCTGTTAATGTTTCCCAGCAGGCCCTGTTTCAAGTAAGGGATTTTATAGTTAGTAACTTTGGTAGGGACTACCTTCCCCATAAACCAAATGCTTATAAGTCTGGCAAACGAGCCCAGGCTGCACATGAGGCAATAAGGCCAACTCTTATCAGGCGCAAGCCCCAGGAAATAAAACAATATTTGACAGAAGATGAATTCAAATTATACGATTTAATCTGGAAACGTTTCCTGGCCAGTCAAATGAAACCCGCTAAAATCTTGGTTACCTCAGTGAAGATTTCTGCTGGTAGGTTTATTTTCCAATCTTCAGGGAGCATGCTTAAATTTGAAGGTTTTCTTTTAGTTTACGAGGATAGGCTTAAAAAAAGTAAAGACCTTCAATTACCGCCATTATCACTTGATGAAAGGCTGGAGTTGATTAAACTCCTCCCCTCGCAGCATTTTACTAAACCCCCCGCAAGATTCTCAGATGCCTCTTTGGTAAAGTTTTTGGAAGAGCGGGGTATTGGAAGACCCAGTACATATGTACCAATAATCCAGACGCTGCTTATGAGAGATTATGTTCGTCGCCTTAGAGGCTACTTTACTCCCACGGAGTTAGGAACAAAGGTATTCGATCTCTTAGTAAAATATTTTAAGAAAATTATGGATTTTGATTTTACTGCGCGCATGGAAGAGACGTTGGATTTGGTTGAGGATGGCAAGATTCTCTGGTCGAAGGTGTTAGAGGATTTTTATCCTGGTTTTAGAGAAAGGTTGGATTTTGCACAGGAGAAGGCCAAGAAAGTGGTAGTAAAGACTAAAGAGGTATGTAGTCTCTGCGGTCGGATTATGGTCATCAAGTGGGGCAGAAAAGGAAAGTTCTTAAGTTGTTCTGATTATCCAAAATGCAAATATTCAAAGGCAATATCTACGGGAGTAAAATGCCCGAATGAAGGCTGTGGCGGCGAATTAGTTGAGCGCCGTTCTATGAAAGGGAGATTCTTTTACGGATGCTCTACTTATCCTAAGTGCACATTCGTTTCCAACACATTGCCTCAAAGTGAAGATGTGAAATAA
- the xerC gene encoding tyrosine recombinase XerC has protein sequence MLERYIEKFFRYLEIERNASGLTQLNYGHDLKEFSEFVGDVPLGKIDYLLLRRFLAHLKNNNLSKRSINRKLSCIRSFFKFLFKEGLVKSNPATLLSSPKLDKHLPQFLTEDETIRLLETVEGDDWRTLRDKAILETLYSTGMRISELLGLNTEDIDFISSVVKVRGKGKKERLLPIGSIALLAIRTYLEKRLKKSSIVFLNKNYTPLTTRGGRWIINKYIKKASLKSGISPHTLRHSFATHLLNRGADLRSVQELLGHSNLSTTQIYTHLTTERLKAVYDKFHPRA, from the coding sequence ATGCTTGAGCGTTATATAGAAAAATTCTTTAGATATCTTGAGATTGAGAGGAATGCATCAGGCCTTACGCAGTTAAATTATGGCCACGACCTTAAGGAATTCAGTGAGTTTGTTGGCGATGTGCCTCTGGGAAAAATCGACTATCTCCTTTTACGAAGGTTCCTAGCACATTTAAAGAACAATAACTTATCAAAGCGCTCTATTAACCGCAAGCTATCTTGCATACGCTCTTTTTTCAAATTTCTCTTTAAGGAAGGGCTGGTAAAATCAAATCCTGCCACACTTTTATCTAGCCCAAAATTAGATAAACACCTACCTCAGTTCCTGACTGAAGATGAGACTATTAGGCTCTTAGAAACTGTAGAGGGTGATGACTGGCGTACCTTGCGCGATAAGGCAATACTTGAGACTCTTTATTCTACTGGGATGAGAATCTCAGAACTGCTAGGTTTAAATACAGAAGACATTGATTTCATCTCTAGTGTTGTTAAGGTAAGGGGAAAAGGCAAGAAGGAAAGACTGCTTCCTATCGGAAGCATCGCGCTTTTAGCTATTCGTACGTATCTTGAAAAAAGATTGAAAAAAAGTTCTATAGTTTTTTTGAATAAGAATTATACGCCTCTCACTACTCGTGGCGGAAGATGGATAATAAATAAATACATTAAAAAGGCCTCTCTTAAATCTGGCATATCGCCTCATACCTTGCGGCATTCTTTTGCCACACACCTGTTAAACAGAGGTGCGGATTTAAGAAGCGTCCAGGAACTTCTAGGCCACAGCAATCTCTCCACAACCCAAATTTACACACATTTAACTACAGAACGATTAAAGGCGGTGTATGATAAGTTTCATCCCCGGGCTTAG
- a CDS encoding 3-deoxy-D-manno-octulosonic acid transferase, producing MLIYDFLFIILFLSALPFLCLRRKLHRGYWQRLGFIRESRRFENSIWIHAVSVGEIISAKELIKSLKQEFPQRSLLISTITPTGNKIARTIATSNDAVIYLPLDISFIIRRFIKIFDPSIFISLESEFWPNLYIQLSHANIPKVILNGRISASAFNKYHIFKLFIKPILRRVDFFTMQTKEYQDRLMQLGVGEEKIEISGNMKFDVQSLRGQSPDIEKIRADLRLNPADVLFVCGCTHKDEEEIVLSVYKKLAKSFENLRLFIAPRHVERVKEIEKIVSNLDFRPVRISQLKDEKITATSVYLLDIIGRLKDYYAASSICFVGGSLVASGGHNILEPAAFSKPIIFGKYMYNFSDIRDLFLKAEAAIEVENESELYLALSQLLKNSHKAKNLGLNAKMIVDNNKGATARNVRIIKRFLKN from the coding sequence ATGTTAATATATGATTTTTTGTTTATAATTTTGTTTTTGTCTGCGTTACCGTTCCTTTGCCTGCGTCGTAAGTTACATCGCGGCTATTGGCAGCGTCTGGGATTTATCAGGGAATCCAGAAGATTTGAAAATTCTATCTGGATTCATGCCGTAAGCGTAGGAGAGATTATCAGCGCCAAGGAATTGATTAAAAGCCTAAAGCAGGAATTTCCCCAAAGATCCCTCCTGATCTCTACGATTACCCCTACCGGAAATAAAATTGCCAGAACAATCGCCACAAGTAATGATGCGGTAATATATTTACCCTTGGATATAAGTTTTATTATTAGGAGGTTTATTAAAATATTTGATCCCTCTATCTTTATCAGCTTAGAATCAGAATTTTGGCCTAATCTATATATTCAATTATCGCACGCTAATATACCAAAGGTGATATTAAACGGCAGGATATCAGCTTCTGCGTTTAACAAATATCACATCTTTAAATTATTTATAAAGCCAATACTTAGAAGAGTTGATTTCTTCACGATGCAGACTAAAGAGTATCAAGATCGGCTTATGCAATTAGGCGTTGGTGAGGAAAAAATAGAGATTAGCGGAAATATGAAATTCGATGTGCAATCCCTAAGGGGTCAGTCTCCTGACATAGAAAAGATTCGAGCTGACTTGAGGCTAAATCCGGCTGATGTCTTATTCGTTTGCGGCTGTACTCATAAAGACGAAGAGGAAATAGTCTTATCTGTTTATAAAAAGCTAGCGAAGTCTTTTGAGAATTTACGCTTATTTATTGCGCCTCGACATGTTGAGCGTGTTAAAGAGATTGAAAAAATTGTAAGCAATCTTGATTTTAGGCCTGTAAGGATCAGCCAATTGAAAGATGAGAAGATTACCGCAACAAGTGTGTATCTTTTGGACATTATCGGAAGGCTAAAAGATTATTACGCTGCTTCTTCAATCTGTTTTGTTGGCGGTTCTTTGGTAGCCTCAGGCGGCCATAATATTTTAGAGCCAGCAGCATTCTCTAAGCCAATAATCTTCGGAAAATATATGTATAATTTTTCTGATATTCGCGATTTGTTCTTAAAGGCGGAAGCAGCCATAGAGGTAGAAAACGAGTCTGAACTATATTTGGCCTTAAGCCAGCTCTTAAAAAATAGCCACAAGGCTAAAAACTTAGGCCTGAATGCAAAGATGATCGTTGATAATAATAAAGGTGCGACTGCCAGAAACGTACGCATCATAAAGAGATTTCTTAAAAATTAA
- the lpxK gene encoding tetraacyldisaccharide 4'-kinase: MRDYLYKVITERKGGFLAGILKVILFLLSVIYSFLVGMQASAYKHKLIRAKDVDTCVISIGNITWGGTGKTPLTSLLAQFLTQQGMKLAILSRGYKKYRSQAEGQDHRLMGDEAYLLKEKNPDIAVLVGRDRVKNARFAKEKLGAKVILLDDGFQHRRIKRNLDIVLVDVLNPFGNGHCIPRGILREPKASLKRADVIVLTNCTSEKQGQETLLSEIRKINSSAQIVYAAYQFIKLFDILSKEEVDHQLFIGKPVGILASIGNFASFKRSVNTFMGAKVRGEFEFPDHYEYRKEDIIKILDSCRDKKLDTIITTEKDAVRLKDKLSGLQDLRIFVLEVKMQIIKNSDKFYKAIRDVCIS; this comes from the coding sequence ATGAGAGATTATCTTTACAAAGTTATTACTGAAAGAAAAGGAGGGTTTCTTGCCGGAATTCTAAAAGTCATTCTCTTTTTACTGAGTGTGATCTATTCGTTTTTGGTAGGGATGCAGGCCTCAGCTTATAAGCATAAGCTAATAAGGGCTAAAGATGTAGATACATGCGTTATTTCCATTGGTAACATTACCTGGGGCGGGACAGGAAAGACGCCGCTTACTTCTTTGTTGGCGCAATTTTTAACGCAGCAGGGTATGAAGCTAGCTATCTTAAGCAGGGGATATAAGAAGTATAGGAGTCAAGCGGAAGGGCAAGATCATAGGTTAATGGGCGATGAGGCATACTTATTAAAAGAGAAGAATCCTGATATTGCGGTGCTTGTAGGAAGAGATAGGGTTAAGAATGCTAGATTTGCCAAAGAGAAATTAGGGGCTAAAGTGATTTTACTTGATGATGGTTTTCAACACAGGCGCATCAAGAGGAATTTAGATATTGTATTGGTTGATGTCTTGAATCCATTTGGTAACGGTCATTGTATACCGCGGGGGATCTTGCGAGAGCCAAAGGCTAGCCTCAAACGCGCAGATGTAATTGTTTTAACCAATTGCACGTCAGAAAAACAAGGCCAAGAAACTTTATTATCAGAAATTAGAAAGATAAATTCTTCAGCGCAAATAGTATACGCAGCTTATCAGTTTATAAAACTCTTTGATATCTTAAGCAAAGAGGAGGTCGATCATCAGTTATTCATTGGCAAACCCGTAGGCATTTTGGCAAGCATCGGAAATTTTGCATCATTTAAAAGAAGCGTTAATACTTTTATGGGAGCAAAGGTAAGGGGTGAATTTGAATTTCCTGATCATTATGAGTATAGGAAAGAAGATATTATAAAGATCCTCGATTCTTGCCGGGATAAGAAGCTGGATACAATTATCACTACTGAAAAGGATGCAGTTAGGCTAAAGGATAAGCTTTCAGGCCTTCAAGATTTAAGGATATTTGTGCTGGAAGTGAAAATGCAGATTATAAAAAATAGCGATAAATTCTATAAGGCGATTAGGGATGTTTGCATTAGTTAA
- a CDS encoding mitochondrial fission ELM1 family protein, with amino-acid sequence MFALVKFLSFIFLRIPPQVSLFFARILGRVYYCLDFRHRLIAYRNLRLALCDKFSPAELHKILKTYYLNLAQNFTEVLYMPKIDSSYIKKYIKIEGESFLREFAKDKKGIIFTSAHFGNWEIPNIVSKYLFPEKPYFVLVRPQTKSKKIDELLNSYRQGHGFDTVATDSAGLRKAFSNLKKGAFLGMVIDQGIGESNAFIDFFKHRVAAPTGAVKLALRFDAPLILTYIRRIKGPYLSLKILAPLELKKDVGSQNQIQENVQALNKQVEEFITRFPTDYLWQFRRFKSRLQRNILILDDGKLGHLRQSEAVAEILARVLRRKKLSAKIEIVNFKFKSKFAKVIFDFLLKIFNLSFARGVLSQKSFERLFSFCPDFVISAGESCAGLNLILSRESQSKSIVIMRPSFFSVKSFDLVISPKHDRIKQRQNVVKVLGAPNIIDSAYLKNNSKIITQQFSIDEDDKRLKIGLLLGGNTKNLKLDRQLVEAVCDQILGAGKRHNAQILLSTSRRTPADAEAVIKEKFKDNDLVKLLVIANEKNIPHTVGAILGLCQIVVVSSDSISMVSEAVSSGKYVIVFRLRSKTTMTKHERFLLNLKQKGYIYFADSGIEKIISEIWMNKPPQEKLQDAKLIEEAVERIL; translated from the coding sequence ATGTTTGCATTAGTTAAATTTTTAAGTTTTATTTTCCTCAGGATTCCTCCGCAAGTTTCACTTTTCTTTGCCAGGATCTTGGGTAGGGTCTATTATTGCCTGGATTTTCGTCATCGGCTGATTGCCTATCGAAATTTACGGCTTGCACTTTGCGATAAATTCTCACCTGCTGAATTGCATAAAATATTAAAGACCTACTATCTTAATCTGGCACAGAATTTCACAGAAGTTCTTTATATGCCAAAGATTGATTCCAGCTATATCAAGAAGTATATCAAAATAGAAGGAGAAAGTTTTTTAAGAGAATTTGCGAAAGATAAAAAAGGGATTATATTTACCTCAGCCCATTTTGGCAACTGGGAGATACCAAATATTGTTTCTAAATATCTTTTTCCTGAAAAACCTTATTTTGTCCTAGTACGCCCTCAGACAAAGTCAAAAAAAATAGATGAGTTACTTAATTCATATAGGCAAGGGCATGGTTTTGATACAGTCGCAACGGACAGCGCCGGTCTACGAAAGGCATTTAGCAATTTAAAGAAAGGCGCTTTTTTGGGTATGGTTATTGATCAGGGTATTGGCGAATCCAATGCGTTTATTGATTTCTTCAAGCATCGTGTTGCAGCGCCCACGGGGGCAGTAAAACTAGCCTTAAGGTTTGATGCGCCTTTGATCTTGACCTATATCCGTCGTATTAAAGGCCCTTATCTTTCATTAAAGATATTAGCTCCTCTAGAATTAAAAAAAGATGTAGGCTCCCAGAATCAAATCCAAGAAAATGTACAGGCATTGAATAAACAGGTAGAGGAATTTATAACGCGTTTCCCGACCGATTATCTATGGCAATTTAGACGCTTTAAGAGTAGACTCCAAAGAAATATCCTTATCCTGGATGATGGCAAGTTAGGCCACCTGCGCCAATCAGAAGCAGTGGCAGAGATATTGGCCAGGGTTTTGCGTCGGAAGAAGTTAAGTGCAAAGATTGAAATTGTTAATTTTAAATTTAAATCAAAGTTTGCTAAAGTTATTTTTGATTTCTTACTGAAGATTTTTAATCTTTCTTTTGCAAGAGGCGTACTTTCGCAAAAATCTTTTGAAAGGTTGTTTAGTTTTTGTCCTGATTTTGTTATTTCTGCAGGTGAAAGTTGCGCCGGCCTTAATTTAATATTATCGCGTGAAAGTCAGTCAAAATCCATTGTGATTATGAGGCCATCATTTTTTTCAGTGAAGAGTTTTGATTTGGTGATAAGCCCGAAACATGATAGGATTAAGCAAAGGCAAAATGTAGTAAAGGTCTTAGGGGCCCCTAATATTATTGACTCTGCTTACTTAAAGAATAATTCCAAGATAATTACGCAACAATTTTCTATAGATGAAGACGATAAGAGATTGAAGATAGGCTTACTCCTAGGGGGCAATACAAAGAATCTTAAACTAGATAGGCAGTTGGTGGAAGCGGTTTGTGATCAAATTCTAGGCGCAGGTAAAAGGCATAATGCCCAGATACTCCTATCCACTTCAAGGCGTACTCCGGCTGATGCAGAGGCTGTTATTAAGGAAAAGTTTAAGGATAATGATTTAGTCAAGCTCTTGGTTATTGCAAATGAGAAGAATATCCCCCACACAGTAGGGGCTATTCTGGGTCTGTGTCAGATAGTTGTCGTATCTTCTGATAGCATATCCATGGTTTCAGAAGCAGTGAGTTCCGGAAAATATGTTATTGTCTTTAGATTAAGATCTAAAACAACAATGACTAAGCACGAGAGATTTCTATTAAATCTTAAACAAAAGGGTTACATTTATTTTGCAGATTCTGGAATAGAGAAGATAATCAGTGAGATCTGGATGAATAAACCGCCTCAAGAAAAATTGCAGGATGCTAAGTTGATAGAAGAGGCTGTTGAGAGGATATTATGA